In Chaetodon trifascialis isolate fChaTrf1 chromosome 2, fChaTrf1.hap1, whole genome shotgun sequence, one DNA window encodes the following:
- the trmt1 gene encoding tRNA (guanine(26)-N(2))-dimethyltransferase isoform X1, with translation MLVGTPRLITFITSHHLHRLCTHSARQTFRWILGGAAAASGRPQSMEPLKPAQDPESPTTKPPPTPTEGTSLAPADTAADKEKTLPAGLLPGETVVKEGKAAILFPSANEVFYNPVQEFNRDLTCAVITEFARDLLAQRGVKLVVPGEKERVVVSLSEETNEADAQTEETNGAEEPPVTAAVGEKCESGLRVLEGLAASGLRSVRFALEVPGLRSITANDFSAKAAALIARNAQYNGVSHLLQASCRDANMLMYEMRGKKDRYDVIDLDPYGSPACFLDAAVQAVSEGGLLCITCTDMAVMAGNSGETCYSKYGSVSIKAKYCHEMALRIILHSLDQRAGVYQRYIQPLLSISVDFYIRVFVRVFTGQATVKNSASKQALVYNCVGCGSFHLQRMGRRTSNGKHMKYSPATGPPVGSECEHCGQRHQLGGPLWAEPIHDLAFVQRVLSAVSGNPSRFGTSKRIEGMLSMVTEELEDVPLYYTVDSLSSTIHSNTPPLLQFRSALLHAGHRVSLSHACKNAIKTDAPPAALWDIMRCWEKANPVKREKLSETSPAFKILSTEPSLEACFTVREDANPQSRKRHLTRFQENPHMFWGPKARAKAGGGISTDLQDKRKKCQNKRKNQITDSSQLKDFPCKKFRQGTCTYGDKCCYSHDPEQMNEKMD, from the exons ATGTTGGTCGGGACACCTCgcctcatcaccttcatcacctCCCATCATCTGCATCGGTTGTGCACCCATTCTGCAAGACAGACGTTTCGGTGGATCCTGGGCGGCGCTGCTGCCGCCAGCGGGAGACCCCAATCCATGGAGCCCCTGAAACCTGCACAGGACCCTGAGAGTCCCACCACCAAACCTCCTCCCACACCCACAGAAGGTACGAGCCTGGCACCcgctgacacagcagctgacaaggAGAAGACGCTTCCTGCGGGACTGTTACCAGGGGAGACGGTGGTCAAGGAGGGCAAGGCGGCCATCTTGTTTCCCAGTGCTAATGAGGTGTTTTACAACCCAGTCCAGGAGTTTAACAGAGATTTGAC ATGTGCTGTGATCACAGAATTTGCCAGAGATCTGCTGGCTCAGCGCGGGGTGAAGCTGGTGGTgcctggagagaaagagagggtggTGGTCTCTCTGTCAGAGGAGACAAACGAGGCCGATGCACAGACGGAGGAGACAAACGGAGCAGAGGAGCCACCTGTAACGGCAGCAGTGGGGGAGAAATGTGAG AGTGGCCTACGCGTGCTGGAGGGTCTGGCGGCGTCTGGTCTGCGCTCGGTGCGTTTCGCTCTGGAGGTCCCGGGCCTGCGGAGCATCACCGCCAACGACTTCTCCGCCAAGGCCGCGGCGCTGATCGCCAGGAATGCCCAGTACAACGGAGTCAGCCACCTGCTCCAGGCCAGCTGCAGGGATGCCAA TATGCTGATGTATGAGATGCGAGGGAAGAAGGACCGCTATGATGTGATCGATCTGGACCCCTACGGTAGCCCTGCTTGCTTCTTGGATGCCGCTGTGCAGGCCGTCAGTGAGGGAG gtctgCTGTGTATAACATGTACAGACATGGCAGTCATGGCAGGAAACAGTGGAGAGACCTGCTACAGCAAATACGGCTCAGTCTCCATCAAAGCCAAATACTGTCACGAGATG GCTCTTCGTATCATCCTCCACAGTTTGGACCAGAGGGCCGGGGTGTACCAGCGATACATCCAGCCCCTGCTGTCCATCAGCGTCGACTTCTACATCAGGGTCTTTGTCCGTGTCTTCACGGGACAGGCCACAGTCAAAAACTCGGCCAG CAAACAGGCTCTGGTCTACAACTGTGTCGGCTGCGGCTCCTTCCACTTGCAGAGGATGGGCAGGAGAACCAGCAACGGAAAGCA TATGAAGTATTCTCCTGCCACTGGACCCCCAGTCGGATCAGAGTGTGAGCACTGTGGACAGAGACATCAG ctgggtggTCCTCTGTGGGCAGAGCCCATCCACGACTTGGCATTTGTCCAGAGGGTTTTGTCTGCTGTGTCGGGGAACCCGTCCCGGTTTGGGACGTCCAAACGCATTGAGGGCATGCTCAGCATGGTGACTGAG gAGCTGGAAGACGTTCCTCTTTATTACACTGTGGACAGTCTGAGCAGCACGATACACAGCAATACTCCACCTCTGCTCCAGTTtag gtctgcTCTCCTTCACGCTGGTCACAGAGTCTCCCTCTCTCACGCCTGTAAGAACGCCATTAAGACGGACGCCCCTCCTGCAGCCCTCTGGGACATCATGCGCTGCTGG GAGAAGGCCAATCCTGTGAAGAGGGAGAAGCTGTCAGAGACTAGCCCCGCCTTCAAGATCCTCTCCACTGAGCCCAG tctAGAAGCCTGTTTCACCGTGAGGGAGGACGCCAACCCCCAGTCCCGTAAACGCCACCTGACCCGGTTTCAGGAGAATCCTCACATGTTCTGGGGACCCAAAGCTCGTGCCAAAGCCGG AGGTGGTATTTCTACTGACCTGCAGGACAAAAGGAAGAAGTGCCAGAACAAGAGAAAGAACCAGATCACAGACTCTTCCCAGCTTAAGGACTTCCCCTGCAAGAAGTTCAGGCAG ggaaCATGCACCTATGGCGACAAATGCTGCTACTCCCACGACCCGGAGCAGATGAATGAGAAAATGGATTGA
- the trmt1 gene encoding tRNA (guanine(26)-N(2))-dimethyltransferase isoform X2 — MLMYEMRGKKDRYDVIDLDPYGSPACFLDAAVQAVSEGGLLCITCTDMAVMAGNSGETCYSKYGSVSIKAKYCHEMALRIILHSLDQRAGVYQRYIQPLLSISVDFYIRVFVRVFTGQATVKNSASKQALVYNCVGCGSFHLQRMGRRTSNGKHMKYSPATGPPVGSECEHCGQRHQLGGPLWAEPIHDLAFVQRVLSAVSGNPSRFGTSKRIEGMLSMVTEELEDVPLYYTVDSLSSTIHSNTPPLLQFRSALLHAGHRVSLSHACKNAIKTDAPPAALWDIMRCWEKANPVKREKLSETSPAFKILSTEPSLEACFTVREDANPQSRKRHLTRFQENPHMFWGPKARAKAGGGISTDLQDKRKKCQNKRKNQITDSSQLKDFPCKKFRQGTCTYGDKCCYSHDPEQMNEKMD; from the exons ATGCTGATGTATGAGATGCGAGGGAAGAAGGACCGCTATGATGTGATCGATCTGGACCCCTACGGTAGCCCTGCTTGCTTCTTGGATGCCGCTGTGCAGGCCGTCAGTGAGGGAG gtctgCTGTGTATAACATGTACAGACATGGCAGTCATGGCAGGAAACAGTGGAGAGACCTGCTACAGCAAATACGGCTCAGTCTCCATCAAAGCCAAATACTGTCACGAGATG GCTCTTCGTATCATCCTCCACAGTTTGGACCAGAGGGCCGGGGTGTACCAGCGATACATCCAGCCCCTGCTGTCCATCAGCGTCGACTTCTACATCAGGGTCTTTGTCCGTGTCTTCACGGGACAGGCCACAGTCAAAAACTCGGCCAG CAAACAGGCTCTGGTCTACAACTGTGTCGGCTGCGGCTCCTTCCACTTGCAGAGGATGGGCAGGAGAACCAGCAACGGAAAGCA TATGAAGTATTCTCCTGCCACTGGACCCCCAGTCGGATCAGAGTGTGAGCACTGTGGACAGAGACATCAG ctgggtggTCCTCTGTGGGCAGAGCCCATCCACGACTTGGCATTTGTCCAGAGGGTTTTGTCTGCTGTGTCGGGGAACCCGTCCCGGTTTGGGACGTCCAAACGCATTGAGGGCATGCTCAGCATGGTGACTGAG gAGCTGGAAGACGTTCCTCTTTATTACACTGTGGACAGTCTGAGCAGCACGATACACAGCAATACTCCACCTCTGCTCCAGTTtag gtctgcTCTCCTTCACGCTGGTCACAGAGTCTCCCTCTCTCACGCCTGTAAGAACGCCATTAAGACGGACGCCCCTCCTGCAGCCCTCTGGGACATCATGCGCTGCTGG GAGAAGGCCAATCCTGTGAAGAGGGAGAAGCTGTCAGAGACTAGCCCCGCCTTCAAGATCCTCTCCACTGAGCCCAG tctAGAAGCCTGTTTCACCGTGAGGGAGGACGCCAACCCCCAGTCCCGTAAACGCCACCTGACCCGGTTTCAGGAGAATCCTCACATGTTCTGGGGACCCAAAGCTCGTGCCAAAGCCGG AGGTGGTATTTCTACTGACCTGCAGGACAAAAGGAAGAAGTGCCAGAACAAGAGAAAGAACCAGATCACAGACTCTTCCCAGCTTAAGGACTTCCCCTGCAAGAAGTTCAGGCAG ggaaCATGCACCTATGGCGACAAATGCTGCTACTCCCACGACCCGGAGCAGATGAATGAGAAAATGGATTGA
- the nacc1b gene encoding nucleus accumbens-associated protein 1 isoform X2 has protein sequence MAACSEAEGDTRLLIPRWSSIETLSSGIQPRGPCGAGQSVMAQTLQMAIPNFGNNILECLNEQRLQGLYCDVSVVVKGHAFKAHRAVLAASSSYFRDLFNAGGKSSVVELPPAVQPQSFQQILAFCYTGRLSMNVGDQFLLMYTAGFLQIQQIMEKGTEFFLKVSSPSCDSQGLHTEETPSSEPQSPVTQTVGGGTVGVVATAAGRPSSCLTPLPLVSKVKTEQTASTPQPTPQPQQEGSPYSVVCTPVAKRLWEGGNRDGGGGSGGGGGGGMRKAARYSSSSSSSSSSNNTTQDASGRGLAANAAMVGGGATSVGAAGLNSNHNNNNNNNGGTPEGTSPGTLSMYTSDSPISYHDDEEEDDIADDSAEEQYRQICNMYTMYSMLNAGAAVVGERVEALPDLAPDSGGGRGGRGARSRQDLASLPAELISQIGNRCHPKLYEEGDPAEKLELVSGTSVFISRAQLMNCHVSAGTRHKVLLRRLLAAFFDRSTLANSCGTGIRSSTNDPSRKPLDNRVLHAVKFYCQNFAPSFKESEMNAIAADMCTNARRVVRKSWIPKLKLLMADSDAYSAFLADSVKMEADALGAEQGFDPASLEAVAAAATAAGNNNEVGGGATPADTLQAAGGDGSTLF, from the exons ATGGCTGCCTGTAGCGAGGCGGAGGGAGACACTAGACTGCTTATTCCGCGCTGGTCCTCCATTGAAACACTTTCCAGCGGAATACAGCCGAGGGG acCCTGTGGTGCTGGGCAGAGCGTTATGGCTCAGACGCTGCAGATGGCGATCCCTAACTTTGGCAACAACATCTTGGAGTGTCTGAATGAGCAGCGGCTGCAGGGCCTCTACTGTGATGTCTCCGTGGTCGTCAAGGGACACGCCTTCAAG GCCCACCGTGCGGTGCTAGCAGCCAGCAGCTCCTACTTCCGGGATCTGTTCAACGCCGGCGGGAAGAGCTCGGTGGTGGAGCTCCCCCCGGCCGTGCAGCCGCAGAGCTTCCAGCAGATCCTGGCCTTCTGCTACACGGGACGCCTCAGCATGAACGTTGGAGACCAGTTCCTGCTCATGTACACCGCTGGCTTCCTCCAGATCCAGCAGATCATGGAGAAAGGCACAGAGTTTTTCCTCAAG GTCTCATCTCCAAGCTGTGATTCCCAGGGTCTCCACACCGAGGAGACCCCAAGCTCTGAGCCCCAGAGCCCCGTCACTCAAACGGTGGGAGGCGGCACAGTTGGCGTTGTTGCCACGGCTGCAGGAAGACCCAGCTCTTGTCTCACGCCCCTGCCCCTGGTGTCCAAGGTGAAGACGGAACAGACAGCCTCCACACCTCAGCCCACCCCGCAGCCGCAGCAG GAGGGCTCTCCTTACTCGGTGGTCTGCACCCCTGTGGCCAAGCGGCTGTGGGAGGGGGGCAACCGTGACGGAGGAGGAGGGTCTGGAGGGGGCGGGGGAGGTGGGATGAGGAAGGCTGCACgctactcttcctcctcctcgtcctcctcctcctccaacaacACTACCCAGGACGCCTCCGGGCGCGGACTTGCAGCCAACGCGGCCATGGTGGGCGGCGGCGCCACTTCAGTGGGAGCCGCCGGACTCAACAgtaaccacaacaacaacaacaacaacaacggcGGGACCCCTGAAGGCACCAGCCCGGGCACACTGAGCATGTACACCAGCGACTCTCCAATTAGTTACCACGACGACGAGGAAGAGGACGATATAGCGGATGACAGCGCCGAAGAGCAGTACAGACAGATCTGCAACATGTACACCATGTACAGCATGCTGAACGCTGGAGCAGCAG TGGTTGGGGAGCGGGTGGAGGCTCTTCCGGACTTGGCCCCAGACTCAGGCGGCGGGCGGGGCGGCAGAGGGGCGCGATCCCGGCAGGACCTGGCGTCGCTGCCCGCCGAGCTCATCAGCCAGATCGGGAACCGCTGCCACCCGAAGCTGTACGAGGAGGGCGACCCGGCGGAGAAGCTGGAGCTGGTGAGCGGCACGTCCGTTTTCATCTCCCGCGCTCAGCTCATGAACTGCCACGTCAGCGCCGGCACCCGCCACAAAGTGCTGCTCAGACGCCTGCTGGCTGCATTCTTTGACAG gagCACTCTGGCTAACAGCTGTGGAACTGGCATCCGCTCTTCAACCAACGACCCCAGTCGTAAACCCCTGGACAACAGAGTGCTGCACGCCGTCAAat TTTACTGCCAGAACTTTGCACCGAGCTTCAAGGAGAGCGAGATGAACGCCATAGCGGCCGACATGTGCACCAACGCCCGCCGCGTCGTCCGCAAGAGCTGGATCCCCAAGCTTAAACTGCTGATGGCTGACAGCGACGCCTACTCCGCCTTCCTGGCCGACAGTGTGAAGATGGAGGCGGATGCGCTGGGGGCGGAGCAAGGCTTTGATCCCGCCTCCCTGGAGGCCGTGGCGGCAGCAGCGACGGCGGCTGGCAACAATAACGAAGTGGGAGGTGGAGCCACGCCAGCAGACACCCTCCAGGCGGCGGGAGGAGACGGCAGCACTTTGTTTTGA
- the nacc1b gene encoding nucleus accumbens-associated protein 1 isoform X1: MAACSEAEGDTRLLIPRWSSIETLSSGIQPRGPCGAGQSVMAQTLQMAIPNFGNNILECLNEQRLQGLYCDVSVVVKGHAFKAHRAVLAASSSYFRDLFNAGGKSSVVELPPAVQPQSFQQILAFCYTGRLSMNVGDQFLLMYTAGFLQIQQIMEKGTEFFLKVSSPSCDSQGLHTEETPSSEPQSPVTQTVGGGTVGVVATAAGRPSSCLTPLPLVSKVKTEQTASTPQPTPQPQQQEGSPYSVVCTPVAKRLWEGGNRDGGGGSGGGGGGGMRKAARYSSSSSSSSSSNNTTQDASGRGLAANAAMVGGGATSVGAAGLNSNHNNNNNNNGGTPEGTSPGTLSMYTSDSPISYHDDEEEDDIADDSAEEQYRQICNMYTMYSMLNAGAAVVGERVEALPDLAPDSGGGRGGRGARSRQDLASLPAELISQIGNRCHPKLYEEGDPAEKLELVSGTSVFISRAQLMNCHVSAGTRHKVLLRRLLAAFFDRSTLANSCGTGIRSSTNDPSRKPLDNRVLHAVKFYCQNFAPSFKESEMNAIAADMCTNARRVVRKSWIPKLKLLMADSDAYSAFLADSVKMEADALGAEQGFDPASLEAVAAAATAAGNNNEVGGGATPADTLQAAGGDGSTLF; the protein is encoded by the exons ATGGCTGCCTGTAGCGAGGCGGAGGGAGACACTAGACTGCTTATTCCGCGCTGGTCCTCCATTGAAACACTTTCCAGCGGAATACAGCCGAGGGG acCCTGTGGTGCTGGGCAGAGCGTTATGGCTCAGACGCTGCAGATGGCGATCCCTAACTTTGGCAACAACATCTTGGAGTGTCTGAATGAGCAGCGGCTGCAGGGCCTCTACTGTGATGTCTCCGTGGTCGTCAAGGGACACGCCTTCAAG GCCCACCGTGCGGTGCTAGCAGCCAGCAGCTCCTACTTCCGGGATCTGTTCAACGCCGGCGGGAAGAGCTCGGTGGTGGAGCTCCCCCCGGCCGTGCAGCCGCAGAGCTTCCAGCAGATCCTGGCCTTCTGCTACACGGGACGCCTCAGCATGAACGTTGGAGACCAGTTCCTGCTCATGTACACCGCTGGCTTCCTCCAGATCCAGCAGATCATGGAGAAAGGCACAGAGTTTTTCCTCAAG GTCTCATCTCCAAGCTGTGATTCCCAGGGTCTCCACACCGAGGAGACCCCAAGCTCTGAGCCCCAGAGCCCCGTCACTCAAACGGTGGGAGGCGGCACAGTTGGCGTTGTTGCCACGGCTGCAGGAAGACCCAGCTCTTGTCTCACGCCCCTGCCCCTGGTGTCCAAGGTGAAGACGGAACAGACAGCCTCCACACCTCAGCCCACCCCGCAGCCGCAGCAG cagGAGGGCTCTCCTTACTCGGTGGTCTGCACCCCTGTGGCCAAGCGGCTGTGGGAGGGGGGCAACCGTGACGGAGGAGGAGGGTCTGGAGGGGGCGGGGGAGGTGGGATGAGGAAGGCTGCACgctactcttcctcctcctcgtcctcctcctcctccaacaacACTACCCAGGACGCCTCCGGGCGCGGACTTGCAGCCAACGCGGCCATGGTGGGCGGCGGCGCCACTTCAGTGGGAGCCGCCGGACTCAACAgtaaccacaacaacaacaacaacaacaacggcGGGACCCCTGAAGGCACCAGCCCGGGCACACTGAGCATGTACACCAGCGACTCTCCAATTAGTTACCACGACGACGAGGAAGAGGACGATATAGCGGATGACAGCGCCGAAGAGCAGTACAGACAGATCTGCAACATGTACACCATGTACAGCATGCTGAACGCTGGAGCAGCAG TGGTTGGGGAGCGGGTGGAGGCTCTTCCGGACTTGGCCCCAGACTCAGGCGGCGGGCGGGGCGGCAGAGGGGCGCGATCCCGGCAGGACCTGGCGTCGCTGCCCGCCGAGCTCATCAGCCAGATCGGGAACCGCTGCCACCCGAAGCTGTACGAGGAGGGCGACCCGGCGGAGAAGCTGGAGCTGGTGAGCGGCACGTCCGTTTTCATCTCCCGCGCTCAGCTCATGAACTGCCACGTCAGCGCCGGCACCCGCCACAAAGTGCTGCTCAGACGCCTGCTGGCTGCATTCTTTGACAG gagCACTCTGGCTAACAGCTGTGGAACTGGCATCCGCTCTTCAACCAACGACCCCAGTCGTAAACCCCTGGACAACAGAGTGCTGCACGCCGTCAAat TTTACTGCCAGAACTTTGCACCGAGCTTCAAGGAGAGCGAGATGAACGCCATAGCGGCCGACATGTGCACCAACGCCCGCCGCGTCGTCCGCAAGAGCTGGATCCCCAAGCTTAAACTGCTGATGGCTGACAGCGACGCCTACTCCGCCTTCCTGGCCGACAGTGTGAAGATGGAGGCGGATGCGCTGGGGGCGGAGCAAGGCTTTGATCCCGCCTCCCTGGAGGCCGTGGCGGCAGCAGCGACGGCGGCTGGCAACAATAACGAAGTGGGAGGTGGAGCCACGCCAGCAGACACCCTCCAGGCGGCGGGAGGAGACGGCAGCACTTTGTTTTGA
- the nacc1b gene encoding nucleus accumbens-associated protein 1 isoform X3, with amino-acid sequence MAQTLQMAIPNFGNNILECLNEQRLQGLYCDVSVVVKGHAFKAHRAVLAASSSYFRDLFNAGGKSSVVELPPAVQPQSFQQILAFCYTGRLSMNVGDQFLLMYTAGFLQIQQIMEKGTEFFLKVSSPSCDSQGLHTEETPSSEPQSPVTQTVGGGTVGVVATAAGRPSSCLTPLPLVSKVKTEQTASTPQPTPQPQQQEGSPYSVVCTPVAKRLWEGGNRDGGGGSGGGGGGGMRKAARYSSSSSSSSSSNNTTQDASGRGLAANAAMVGGGATSVGAAGLNSNHNNNNNNNGGTPEGTSPGTLSMYTSDSPISYHDDEEEDDIADDSAEEQYRQICNMYTMYSMLNAGAAVVGERVEALPDLAPDSGGGRGGRGARSRQDLASLPAELISQIGNRCHPKLYEEGDPAEKLELVSGTSVFISRAQLMNCHVSAGTRHKVLLRRLLAAFFDRSTLANSCGTGIRSSTNDPSRKPLDNRVLHAVKFYCQNFAPSFKESEMNAIAADMCTNARRVVRKSWIPKLKLLMADSDAYSAFLADSVKMEADALGAEQGFDPASLEAVAAAATAAGNNNEVGGGATPADTLQAAGGDGSTLF; translated from the exons ATGGCTCAGACGCTGCAGATGGCGATCCCTAACTTTGGCAACAACATCTTGGAGTGTCTGAATGAGCAGCGGCTGCAGGGCCTCTACTGTGATGTCTCCGTGGTCGTCAAGGGACACGCCTTCAAG GCCCACCGTGCGGTGCTAGCAGCCAGCAGCTCCTACTTCCGGGATCTGTTCAACGCCGGCGGGAAGAGCTCGGTGGTGGAGCTCCCCCCGGCCGTGCAGCCGCAGAGCTTCCAGCAGATCCTGGCCTTCTGCTACACGGGACGCCTCAGCATGAACGTTGGAGACCAGTTCCTGCTCATGTACACCGCTGGCTTCCTCCAGATCCAGCAGATCATGGAGAAAGGCACAGAGTTTTTCCTCAAG GTCTCATCTCCAAGCTGTGATTCCCAGGGTCTCCACACCGAGGAGACCCCAAGCTCTGAGCCCCAGAGCCCCGTCACTCAAACGGTGGGAGGCGGCACAGTTGGCGTTGTTGCCACGGCTGCAGGAAGACCCAGCTCTTGTCTCACGCCCCTGCCCCTGGTGTCCAAGGTGAAGACGGAACAGACAGCCTCCACACCTCAGCCCACCCCGCAGCCGCAGCAG cagGAGGGCTCTCCTTACTCGGTGGTCTGCACCCCTGTGGCCAAGCGGCTGTGGGAGGGGGGCAACCGTGACGGAGGAGGAGGGTCTGGAGGGGGCGGGGGAGGTGGGATGAGGAAGGCTGCACgctactcttcctcctcctcgtcctcctcctcctccaacaacACTACCCAGGACGCCTCCGGGCGCGGACTTGCAGCCAACGCGGCCATGGTGGGCGGCGGCGCCACTTCAGTGGGAGCCGCCGGACTCAACAgtaaccacaacaacaacaacaacaacaacggcGGGACCCCTGAAGGCACCAGCCCGGGCACACTGAGCATGTACACCAGCGACTCTCCAATTAGTTACCACGACGACGAGGAAGAGGACGATATAGCGGATGACAGCGCCGAAGAGCAGTACAGACAGATCTGCAACATGTACACCATGTACAGCATGCTGAACGCTGGAGCAGCAG TGGTTGGGGAGCGGGTGGAGGCTCTTCCGGACTTGGCCCCAGACTCAGGCGGCGGGCGGGGCGGCAGAGGGGCGCGATCCCGGCAGGACCTGGCGTCGCTGCCCGCCGAGCTCATCAGCCAGATCGGGAACCGCTGCCACCCGAAGCTGTACGAGGAGGGCGACCCGGCGGAGAAGCTGGAGCTGGTGAGCGGCACGTCCGTTTTCATCTCCCGCGCTCAGCTCATGAACTGCCACGTCAGCGCCGGCACCCGCCACAAAGTGCTGCTCAGACGCCTGCTGGCTGCATTCTTTGACAG gagCACTCTGGCTAACAGCTGTGGAACTGGCATCCGCTCTTCAACCAACGACCCCAGTCGTAAACCCCTGGACAACAGAGTGCTGCACGCCGTCAAat TTTACTGCCAGAACTTTGCACCGAGCTTCAAGGAGAGCGAGATGAACGCCATAGCGGCCGACATGTGCACCAACGCCCGCCGCGTCGTCCGCAAGAGCTGGATCCCCAAGCTTAAACTGCTGATGGCTGACAGCGACGCCTACTCCGCCTTCCTGGCCGACAGTGTGAAGATGGAGGCGGATGCGCTGGGGGCGGAGCAAGGCTTTGATCCCGCCTCCCTGGAGGCCGTGGCGGCAGCAGCGACGGCGGCTGGCAACAATAACGAAGTGGGAGGTGGAGCCACGCCAGCAGACACCCTCCAGGCGGCGGGAGGAGACGGCAGCACTTTGTTTTGA